One part of the Ziziphus jujuba cultivar Dongzao chromosome 2, ASM3175591v1 genome encodes these proteins:
- the LOC107418176 gene encoding adenine/guanine permease AZG2, which produces MGGELCAKMGTGLCRKFGESWNKMETGLNGAVSKSFIGRYFKLDARKTCFTKELRAGLATFLTMAYIITVNATIIADSGGTCSIADCSAPANQTASPDCMIKPNAGYQNCLAKTKSDLIVATVLSAMVGSLAMGILANLPLGLAPGMGPNAYLAYNLVGFHGTGSISYQTAVTVVLLEGCAFLAISAFGLRAKLAKLIPHPVRLACAAGIGLFIAFVGLQVHEGVGLVGPDPSTLVTITACTNTNPETGECLGGKMGSPKFWLGSVGFLITSFGLMKGIKGSMLYGILFVTLISWFRGTSVTYFPSTPEGDTNFKYFKKVVDFHLIQSTAGVYSFSEFNRSEVWVALATLFYVDVLATTGTLYTMAEIGGFVNEKGSFEGEYLAYIADAGSTIVGSALGVSPIATYVESSAGIREGGRTGLTAVIIGLCFFTSLFFTPLLSSVPSWAIGPSLIMVGVMMMKVVKNINWSDIKEAVPAFITIILMPLTYSIANGIIGGIGLYIALSLYDFVAGYIQWLIKMRKMVVKEHNQVSATAGADQAIETV; this is translated from the coding sequence atgggtggaGAGCTCTGTGCGAAAATGGGAACTGGGTTATGCAGAAAGTTTGGAGAGTCATGGAACAAAATGGAGACAGGCTTAAATGGTGCGGTGTCAAAGAGCTTTATTGGGAGGTACTTCAAGTTAGACGCAAGAAAGACCTGCTTCACAAAGGAATTGAGAGCTGGACTCGCAACTTTTCTAACCATGGCCTATATCATCACCGTCAACGCCACCATCATCGCCGACTCCGGTGGGACTTGCTCCATCGCCGATTGCTCGGCTCCGGCTAACCAAACAGCCAGTCCAGATTGCATGATCAAGCCAAATGCAGGGTACCAAAATTGTCTAGCTAAAACCAAGAGTGACCTTATTGTTGCTACTGTTTTATCAGCTATGGTTGGATCTCTGGCTATGGGAATTTTAGCCAACTTGCCCTTAGGCTTGGCCCCAGGGATGGGTCCTAATGCTTATCTGGCGTATAACTTGGTGGGTTTTCATGGAACTGGGTCTATCTCTTACCAAACTGCTGTCACTGTGGTTTTACTGGAAGGTTGTGCTTTCCTTGCAATTTCTGCATTTGGGCTCAGAGCAAAGCTAGCCAAGCTTATACCTCACCCAGTTAGGCTCGCTTGTGCTGCCGGTATTGGGCTTTTCATTGCATTTGTTGGTTTACAAGTCCATGAAGGGGTAGGACTTGTTGGTCCAGACCCATCAACTTTGGTAACAATAACAGCTTGTACCAATACAAACCCAGAAACTGGTGAGTGCCTTGGTGGGAAAATGGGGAGCCCAAAATTCTGGTTGGGCTCAGTTGGGTTCCTAATCACAAGTTTTGGGCTGATGAAGGGGATTAAAGGTAGTATGCTGTATGGTATACTTTTTGTGACATTAATTTCATGGTTTAGAGGCACATCCGTGACATATTTCCCTAGCACACCAGAGGGTGACACAAACTTTAAGTACTTCAAGAAAGTCGTGGATTTTCACTTGATTCAATCCACAGCAGGGGTGTACAGCTTTAGTGAGTTCAATAGGAGTGAGGTTTGGGTGGCTTTGGCAACCTTATTCTATGTTGATGTGCTAGCCACAACAGGCACATTGTATACTATGGCTGAAATCGGAGGCTTTGTCAATGAAAAAGGAAGTTTTGAGGGTGAATACTTAGCGTACATTGCTGATGCAGGCTCAACAATTGTCGGATCAGCACTTGGAGTTTCACCTATTGCAACCTACGTGGAATCTTCGGCAGGGATCAGAGAAGGTGGACGAACAGGATTAACAGCGGTGATCATCGGGTTATGTTTCTTCACTTCTCTGTTTTTTACTCCCTTGTTGTCTAGTGTACCTTCATGGGCTATAGGACCTTCATTGATCATGGTAGgagtgatgatgatgaaggttgtgaaaaacataaactgGTCAGATATTAAAGAGGCAGTGCCTGCTTTCATCACCATAATTCTTATGCCATTGACATATTCTATAGCAAATGGAATCATTGGTGGGATTGGACTTTATATTGCTCTTAGCCTCTATGATTTTGTTGCTGGGTATATTCAGTGGTTGATCAAGATGAGAAAAATGGTGGTCAAGGAGCATAACCAAGTGTCTGCTACAGCTGGTGCAGACCAAGCAATTGAAACTGTTTGA